TCGCCCACATCTCGCCGTCGTCGAGCCCGGCCGCGTCGTTGAACCCCAGCGTGGCGTAGCGGGTCTTGAACTTGTCCCGGTTCTGGAAGAAGCACACGACCTTGCCATCCAACGTGTACGCGGGCTGGCCGTACCACAGCTTCGGCGCGAGCGTCGGGGCGTTGGCGGTGATGACGGCGTGCACGCGCTCGGCCATGACCCGGTCGGCCTCCGGCATCTCGGCGATCTTCGCCAGCACGTCCTGCAGCCACTCCGCCTCCTTGTCGGCGGCGGACTTGCGGCGGGCGTCCTTCTTGACCTCGCGGGCGTGTTCCTTCATGGCCGCACGCTCTTCGGCGGAGAAACCTTCGTACGCGGCGGTCTTGGTGCTCATCGGGAGATCTCCTCGAGGACTGGAAGCTGGTCGGTGACTTCGGGCTCGGCAACGGCCGGCACGGGTTCGGCGGCGGCCGGCGTGGATCCGGCGGCGGCCGGCGCGGGCTGGGCAGCCCCGGTCGCGATCGCCTCGGCGGCGCCGGGTACGCGGTAGAGGCACATCAGTGCAGCACCCCCGGCTCGGTGTCGGTGAACCTCATGCCGACAACGCTAATCGCCGCGCCCCGACCCCTGCTTCTCCAATCCTGATCGGTCACCGCAGGGTCAGCGCCGTGGAGGCCGCGATCCGGGTCAGCTTCTCCGGGTTGCGGACGAAGTACAGGCCGGTGATGCGGCCGTCCGCCACATCGCACGCCAGCACGCCGTCGACCTCCCCGTCCACGTGGAACAGGATGGCGGGGTTGCCGTTGAACACCGCCGGCTCGGTCACCAGGTCCGCCTGGGTCTTGGCGATGCCGCCCAGCACGTACCGCACGAGCTTCTCCGCCCCGACCACCGGCCGCAGGGCCGCCTGCTTCACGCCGCCGCCGTCGGCGGTCAGCACGACGTCGGGCGCGAGGACGTCCAGCAGCCCCTGGAAGTCCCGGGTGTCCAAGGCCCGCCGGAACGACTCCACCACCGCCCGCACCTCGCTCGCCGCGACCGCCTTGCGGGGGCGGCGGGCGTCGACGTGACGACGGGCGCGGTGGGCGATCTGGCGGACGGTCTCGCGGGTCTTGCCCACGGCCTCGGCGATCTCGTCGTAGCCGACGTCGAAGGCCTCGTGCAGCACGAACACGGCCCGCTCGGTCGGTGACAGCGTTTCCAGCACCAGCATCATCGCCATCGACACGCTCTCGGCGAGCGTGACGTCCT
This DNA window, taken from Saccharothrix variisporea, encodes the following:
- a CDS encoding iron chaperone — translated: MSTKTAAYEGFSAEERAAMKEHAREVKKDARRKSAADKEAEWLQDVLAKIAEMPEADRVMAERVHAVITANAPTLAPKLWYGQPAYTLDGKVVCFFQNRDKFKTRYATLGFNDAAGLDDGEMWATHFALTEVTPKVEERIAELVRRAVG
- a CDS encoding RNA polymerase sigma-70 factor, which codes for MDEGRGVVGEHIGQSATEAFVTYRNLLFTVAYEMLGSAADAEDVLQETWLRWVEVDQAEVRDQRAYLVRVTTRQALNRLRTLQRRKEAYVGPWLPEPLLTTPDVAEDVTLAESVSMAMMLVLETLSPTERAVFVLHEAFDVGYDEIAEAVGKTRETVRQIAHRARRHVDARRPRKAVAASEVRAVVESFRRALDTRDFQGLLDVLAPDVVLTADGGGVKQAALRPVVGAEKLVRYVLGGIAKTQADLVTEPAVFNGNPAILFHVDGEVDGVLACDVADGRITGLYFVRNPEKLTRIAASTALTLR